The following coding sequences are from one Streptomyces sp. NBC_00536 window:
- a CDS encoding beta-ketoacyl synthase N-terminal-like domain-containing protein yields the protein MNTRTSAAGRPSGPPAVVITGIGVIAPNGTGADAFWKATQAGDAVIGRITRQGCEHLPLRVAGEVRGFDPGTLVEERFLVQTDRFSHHALAAADLALDHARLGRADYEDDPYSVGVVTAAGSGGGEFGQRELQRLWGRGPRYVGPYQSIAWFYAASTGQVSIRRGFKGPCGVLASDEAGGLDAFAHAARAIRQGSRAMLVGATEAPLAPYSVVCQLGYPGLSVSDDPERAYRPFTDKACGFVPAEGGAMFVVEDERAAVARGAPVRAELAGHAATFTGPGRWAESAEGLARAISGALREAGCAPEEVDVVFADALGTPEADAAEARALHAALGAHGRTVAVTAPKSGTGRAYCAAGTLDVAAAVLALEHGIVPPTPNVFDVCHDLDVVTGGARSAELRTALVLSRGLMGSNSAVVIRGRHP from the coding sequence GTGAACACCCGTACCAGTGCCGCCGGGCGCCCGTCCGGCCCCCCGGCGGTCGTCATCACGGGCATCGGCGTCATCGCACCCAACGGGACCGGCGCCGACGCCTTCTGGAAGGCCACCCAGGCGGGGGACGCGGTCATCGGCCGGATCACCCGGCAGGGCTGCGAACACCTCCCGCTGCGCGTCGCGGGCGAGGTCCGCGGCTTCGACCCGGGCACGCTCGTCGAGGAACGCTTCCTCGTCCAGACCGACCGGTTCAGCCACCACGCCCTCGCCGCGGCCGACCTCGCCCTGGACCACGCCCGGCTCGGGCGCGCCGACTACGAAGACGACCCGTACTCCGTGGGCGTGGTCACCGCCGCCGGATCGGGCGGCGGCGAGTTCGGGCAGCGCGAACTGCAACGGCTCTGGGGACGCGGACCCCGCTACGTGGGCCCGTACCAGTCCATCGCCTGGTTCTACGCGGCGAGCACCGGCCAGGTCTCCATCCGGCGCGGGTTCAAGGGCCCCTGCGGGGTGCTGGCCAGCGACGAGGCCGGCGGGCTCGACGCCTTCGCGCACGCCGCCCGGGCCATCCGCCAGGGCAGCCGCGCCATGCTCGTCGGCGCGACGGAGGCACCGCTCGCCCCGTACTCGGTGGTCTGCCAGCTCGGTTACCCGGGGCTGAGCGTCAGCGACGACCCCGAACGGGCCTACCGCCCCTTCACCGACAAGGCCTGCGGCTTCGTCCCTGCCGAGGGCGGCGCCATGTTCGTCGTCGAGGACGAGCGGGCCGCCGTGGCGCGCGGGGCGCCCGTACGCGCGGAACTCGCCGGGCACGCCGCGACCTTCACCGGTCCCGGCCGCTGGGCGGAGTCCGCCGAGGGCCTCGCCCGGGCGATCAGCGGCGCGCTGCGCGAGGCGGGCTGCGCCCCCGAGGAGGTCGACGTCGTCTTCGCGGACGCCCTCGGCACCCCGGAAGCCGACGCCGCCGAGGCCCGGGCCCTGCACGCGGCGCTGGGCGCGCACGGCCGCACGGTGGCCGTGACCGCACCCAAGAGCGGTACCGGGCGCGCCTATTGCGCGGCCGGGACCCTGGACGTGGCCGCCGCCGTCCTGGCCCTGGAACACGGCATCGTCCCGCCCACCCCGAACGTCTTCGACGTGTGCCACGACCTGGACGTGGTCACCGGCGGCGCCCGCTCCGCGGAGCTGCGCACCGCCCTCGTGCTGAGCCGGGGCCTGATGGGCTCCAACTCGGCGGTCGTCATCCGCGGGCGGCACCCGTAG
- a CDS encoding FAD-dependent oxidoreductase: MEENVDVRVPVLVVGGSLVGLSTSLFLSRHGVRHMLVEKHAGTSDHPRGRGINARTMELFRTAGAEPAIRRAASALEGNNGILQTESLTGDQHNWLVKAIDPGGALARFSPTGWCLCSQNNIEPELAAQSRAQGADVRFSTELMSFDQDETGVDALVKDRETGEHIRVRADFLIAADGPRSPVREALRIPQSGGGELFHNVSITFRSERLAEVLGDLRFIVCYLIRPGADGALLPVDNQTKWVFHAPWHPDQGETLEDFTDERCVRQIREAIGVPDLDVEIGGKAPWHAAERVAQRYSTGRVFLAGDAAHEMCPTGAFGSNTGIQDAHNLAWKIAAVLDGSAGIGLLDTYEAERLPVAKATSERASARSAEHSHPGYAPPPVMGGGGPKSGVLPTAMGYCYPVGAVVGGDPGRPVIPDGLRLKGDVGTRAPHMWLTRAGQRISTLDLYERSFVLLSAPGTAWAGAAGEAARRTGARLDSYTIGSGGSGADLVQADDADWTEVHELPAAGAVLVRPDGFVAWRADGAAADPETVLCDVLSKVLRTA, encoded by the coding sequence ATGGAAGAGAACGTCGACGTCCGCGTACCGGTCCTCGTCGTGGGCGGCTCCCTCGTGGGCCTGTCCACCTCGCTGTTCCTGAGCCGTCACGGCGTCAGGCACATGCTCGTCGAGAAGCACGCCGGTACGTCCGATCACCCGCGCGGACGCGGAATCAACGCCCGGACCATGGAGCTGTTCCGCACGGCGGGCGCGGAGCCCGCGATCCGGCGGGCCGCCTCCGCCCTGGAGGGCAACAACGGCATCCTGCAGACCGAGTCGCTGACCGGCGACCAGCACAACTGGCTGGTCAAGGCCATCGACCCGGGCGGAGCGCTGGCCCGGTTCAGCCCCACCGGCTGGTGCCTGTGCAGCCAGAACAACATCGAGCCCGAACTGGCCGCGCAGAGCCGGGCACAGGGCGCCGACGTGCGGTTCTCCACCGAACTGATGAGTTTCGACCAGGACGAGACCGGTGTGGACGCCCTGGTGAAGGACCGGGAGACCGGTGAGCACATCCGGGTGCGCGCCGACTTCCTGATCGCCGCGGACGGGCCGCGCAGCCCCGTCCGGGAGGCCCTGCGCATCCCCCAGTCGGGTGGCGGCGAGCTGTTCCACAACGTCAGCATCACCTTCCGCTCCGAGCGGCTGGCCGAGGTGCTGGGCGACCTGCGCTTCATCGTCTGCTACCTGATCCGCCCGGGAGCGGACGGGGCGCTGCTGCCGGTGGACAACCAGACGAAGTGGGTCTTCCACGCCCCGTGGCACCCGGACCAGGGCGAGACGCTGGAGGACTTCACCGACGAGCGCTGCGTACGCCAGATCCGCGAGGCGATCGGCGTCCCCGACCTGGACGTCGAGATCGGCGGAAAAGCCCCCTGGCACGCGGCCGAACGGGTGGCGCAGCGCTACTCCACCGGCCGGGTGTTCCTCGCCGGGGACGCCGCCCACGAGATGTGCCCGACCGGTGCCTTCGGCTCCAACACGGGCATCCAGGACGCGCACAACCTGGCGTGGAAGATCGCGGCGGTGCTCGACGGATCCGCCGGCATCGGCCTGCTGGACACCTACGAGGCCGAACGGCTTCCGGTGGCGAAGGCCACCAGTGAGCGGGCGTCGGCGCGCTCGGCCGAGCACAGCCACCCGGGCTACGCGCCGCCGCCGGTCATGGGCGGTGGCGGCCCCAAGAGCGGGGTGCTGCCGACGGCCATGGGGTACTGCTATCCGGTCGGCGCGGTCGTGGGCGGCGACCCGGGGCGCCCGGTCATTCCGGACGGACTGCGCCTGAAGGGTGACGTCGGCACCCGGGCACCGCACATGTGGCTGACCCGGGCCGGGCAGCGGATCTCCACGCTGGACCTGTACGAGCGGTCCTTCGTGCTGCTCAGCGCCCCGGGCACGGCGTGGGCGGGGGCGGCCGGGGAAGCGGCCCGGCGCACCGGGGCACGGCTGGACTCCTACACGATCGGGTCCGGCGGCTCGGGGGCCGATCTGGTCCAGGCCGACGACGCCGACTGGACCGAGGTGCACGAGCTGCCCGCCGCGGGCGCCGTCCTGGTCCGCCCGGACGGATTCGTGGCCTGGCGCGCGGACGGCGCCGCGGCCGATCCGGAGACGGTCCTGTGCGACGTGCTGTCGAAGGTGCTCCGCACGGCCTGA
- a CDS encoding SchA/CurD-like domain-containing protein yields MTNTLAERVSQSAFDGSMLRVVLLMDLHEGTQQRFFEAYEKLRHDIASVPGHLGDQLCQSFENPSQWLITSEWESAPQYLAWVNSEEHAEQVRPLGACARAMKPLKFTVLRETGKRYDAPASPAVRARLQPAPRLGAGIVRHGLTFTVKPGSESAVAEILSSYASPAARVDDHTRLCRTTLFMHGNRVVRTVEVQGDLMAALRHVSEQPEVRAVEEAINPYLEQDRDLADPESARMFFMRAGLPAVHHIAARDGEPDAAEVHRRAVFYPAKPGYGPALARFLSQQDESAARRPGGPVRSSSIFQRDDVVVRLLDVCGPADARPDAAVGIEGPRKAAVLARLLAGPAGPAPAAPHPMKLITDRHAPARS; encoded by the coding sequence ATGACCAACACCCTGGCCGAACGGGTGTCACAGTCCGCCTTCGACGGCTCGATGCTCCGGGTCGTCCTGCTGATGGACCTCCACGAGGGCACCCAGCAGCGGTTCTTCGAGGCGTACGAAAAGCTCCGCCACGACATCGCGTCCGTCCCGGGACATCTCGGCGACCAGCTGTGCCAGTCCTTCGAGAACCCCTCCCAATGGCTCATCACCAGCGAGTGGGAGAGCGCACCGCAGTACCTGGCCTGGGTCAACAGCGAGGAGCACGCCGAACAGGTCCGCCCGCTCGGCGCCTGCGCCCGCGCCATGAAGCCGCTGAAGTTCACCGTCCTGCGCGAGACCGGCAAGCGCTACGACGCCCCCGCGTCCCCCGCGGTACGGGCCCGGCTCCAGCCCGCGCCCCGCCTCGGCGCGGGCATCGTCCGCCACGGCCTCACCTTCACGGTCAAGCCGGGCAGCGAATCCGCCGTCGCGGAGATCCTCTCCTCGTACGCCTCACCGGCCGCCCGGGTCGACGACCACACCCGGCTGTGCCGCACCACCCTCTTCATGCACGGCAACCGGGTGGTGCGTACGGTCGAGGTCCAGGGCGACCTGATGGCGGCCCTGCGGCACGTGTCCGAACAGCCCGAGGTCCGCGCCGTGGAAGAGGCCATCAACCCGTACCTGGAACAGGACCGGGACCTCGCCGACCCCGAATCGGCCCGGATGTTCTTCATGCGCGCCGGACTTCCGGCGGTCCACCACATCGCCGCCCGCGACGGGGAGCCCGATGCCGCCGAGGTCCACCGCCGCGCCGTCTTCTACCCCGCCAAGCCGGGCTACGGGCCCGCGCTCGCCCGGTTCCTCTCCCAGCAGGACGAGTCCGCGGCCCGGCGCCCCGGCGGTCCGGTGCGCAGCAGCAGCATCTTCCAGCGCGACGACGTCGTCGTACGCCTCCTGGACGTGTGCGGACCGGCCGACGCGCGCCCCGACGCGGCCGTCGGCATCGAAGGGCCGCGCAAGGCGGCGGTCCTGGCCCGGCTGCTCGCGGGCCCGGCCGGACCCGCCCCGGCCGCACCCCACCCCATGAAGCTGATCACGGACCGCCACGCACCCGCGCGGTCCTGA
- a CDS encoding SRPBCC family protein, whose translation MAGHTDNEITVKAPVDLVWEMTNDLPNWPRLFSEYASIEILDQAGDTTKFRLAMHPDENGVVWSWVSERTVDRDGLTVKARRVETGPFAHMNIHWEYAPVPGGTRMRWVQDFAMKPEAPIDDAGMTDRINHNSRIQMELIRDKIEQHGREHPVPAAGGR comes from the coding sequence ATGGCCGGCCACACCGACAACGAGATCACCGTGAAGGCCCCCGTCGACCTCGTGTGGGAGATGACCAACGACCTCCCCAACTGGCCGCGGCTCTTCAGCGAGTACGCGTCCATCGAGATCCTCGACCAGGCCGGTGACACCACCAAGTTCCGCCTCGCCATGCACCCCGACGAGAACGGCGTGGTGTGGAGCTGGGTCTCGGAGCGCACCGTCGACCGCGACGGCCTCACCGTCAAGGCCCGCCGCGTCGAGACCGGCCCGTTCGCGCACATGAACATCCACTGGGAGTACGCCCCGGTCCCCGGCGGCACCCGGATGCGCTGGGTGCAGGACTTCGCGATGAAGCCGGAGGCCCCCATCGACGACGCGGGCATGACCGACCGGATCAACCACAACTCCCGCATCCAGATGGAGCTGATCCGCGACAAGATCGAGCAGCACGGCCGGGAGCACCCCGTCCCCGCCGCCGGCGGCCGCTGA
- a CDS encoding cupin domain-containing protein — MTRERPRIVDLSETQPNTRRGGDLRAVLTPTSVGCTSGFMGLAVMAPGESIAEHYHPYSEEFVYVVAGHLEVDLDGEAHPLRTDQGLLVPLNVRHRFRNIGDTEARMVFHLGPLAPRPELGHVDTEQSPHTAAHTTAVEWDRPPDRTGAVS; from the coding sequence ATGACCAGAGAACGCCCACGCATCGTCGACCTCAGCGAGACGCAGCCCAACACCCGGCGCGGAGGAGATCTGCGAGCCGTGCTCACACCGACCTCGGTGGGCTGCACCAGCGGTTTCATGGGCCTGGCCGTGATGGCCCCCGGTGAGTCCATCGCCGAGCACTACCACCCGTACTCCGAGGAGTTCGTGTACGTGGTGGCCGGGCACCTGGAGGTCGACCTCGACGGCGAGGCCCACCCGCTGCGCACCGACCAGGGACTGCTCGTCCCCCTCAACGTGCGCCACCGGTTCCGCAACATCGGCGACACCGAGGCCCGGATGGTCTTCCACCTCGGCCCGCTCGCCCCCCGGCCGGAACTCGGCCACGTCGACACCGAGCAATCACCGCATACGGCGGCGCACACGACGGCCGTCGAGTGGGATCGTCCGCCGGACCGTACCGGAGCGGTGTCGTGA
- a CDS encoding acyl-CoA carboxylase epsilon subunit: MSMQSDAPISSLLRVHRGTAEPEELAAIAVVVACLVGRASHAAREAGRPARPARAPRHRHPGPRAHGCWAGCWACG; this comes from the coding sequence ATGTCGATGCAATCGGACGCGCCGATATCGAGCCTGCTGCGGGTCCACCGCGGCACCGCCGAACCCGAGGAACTGGCCGCGATCGCGGTCGTGGTGGCCTGCCTCGTGGGCCGTGCCTCGCACGCCGCCCGGGAAGCCGGCCGCCCCGCCCGGCCCGCCCGGGCACCCCGCCACCGGCATCCGGGACCGCGGGCCCACGGATGCTGGGCGGGGTGCTGGGCCTGCGGCTGA
- a CDS encoding acyl carrier protein, whose translation MSDRLTMEELAALMKTAGITVDPAEMASRPDAVFDDYGLDSLGLLGVVGELENRRGRALPTDADRCKSPAEFLDLVNNSLMTGA comes from the coding sequence ATGTCCGACCGACTCACCATGGAAGAACTGGCGGCCCTGATGAAGACCGCCGGCATCACCGTCGACCCCGCCGAGATGGCGAGCCGGCCGGACGCCGTGTTCGACGACTACGGCCTCGACTCGCTGGGCCTGCTCGGCGTCGTCGGCGAACTGGAGAACCGGCGCGGCCGCGCGCTGCCGACCGACGCGGACCGCTGCAAGAGCCCGGCCGAATTCCTCGACCTGGTCAACAACAGCCTGATGACGGGAGCCTGA
- a CDS encoding beta-ketoacyl-[acyl-carrier-protein] synthase family protein — translation MTRRRVAVTGVGVVAPGGIGTAAFWDLLSHGRTATRGITLFDPAGFRSRIAAEVDFDPAAHGLDEDTAARADRYIQFALVAAREAVADAGLDLTADDSWRTGVSLGTAVGGTTRLEHDYVAVSQRGEWWDVDEHLASPFLHRAFTPATLASAVAEQTGARGPVQTVSTGCTSGLDAIGYAVHSIQEGRMDVCIAGASDSPVSPITVACFDAIKATSANNDDPAHASRPFDANRDGFVLGEGGAVLVLEELEHARARGATVYCEIGGYATFGNAHHMTGLTTEGLEMARAIETALGQARIAATDIDYVNAHGSGTKQNDRHETAAVKRVLGDHAYNTPMSSIKSMVGHSLGAIGAIELAACVLALRHQVVPPTANYETPDPECDLDYVPRTAREHPLRHVLSVGSGFGGFQSAVVMSRPKEVRV, via the coding sequence GTGACCCGCCGCCGGGTGGCCGTCACCGGAGTCGGCGTCGTCGCGCCCGGCGGCATCGGCACGGCAGCCTTCTGGGACCTGCTGTCCCACGGCCGTACGGCGACCCGTGGCATCACCCTCTTCGATCCGGCCGGCTTCCGGTCCCGGATCGCCGCGGAGGTCGACTTCGACCCCGCCGCGCACGGCCTCGACGAGGACACGGCGGCCCGGGCGGACCGGTACATCCAGTTCGCCCTGGTCGCCGCCCGGGAGGCGGTGGCCGACGCGGGCCTCGACCTCACCGCCGACGATTCCTGGCGCACCGGCGTCTCCCTGGGCACCGCCGTCGGCGGCACCACCCGCCTGGAACACGACTACGTCGCCGTCAGCCAGCGGGGCGAGTGGTGGGACGTGGACGAGCACCTCGCCTCGCCCTTCCTGCACCGCGCCTTCACCCCCGCCACCCTGGCCTCGGCCGTGGCCGAACAGACGGGCGCGCGGGGCCCGGTACAGACCGTGTCCACCGGCTGCACGTCCGGGCTCGACGCGATCGGGTACGCCGTCCACTCCATCCAGGAGGGCCGGATGGACGTCTGCATCGCCGGCGCCTCCGACTCACCCGTGTCCCCCATCACGGTCGCCTGCTTCGACGCCATCAAGGCGACCTCGGCGAACAACGACGACCCGGCCCACGCCTCCCGGCCCTTCGACGCGAACCGCGACGGATTCGTCCTCGGCGAAGGCGGCGCCGTCCTCGTCCTGGAGGAGCTGGAACACGCCCGGGCCCGCGGCGCCACCGTCTACTGCGAGATCGGCGGGTACGCCACCTTCGGCAACGCCCACCACATGACGGGGCTCACCACCGAAGGCCTGGAAATGGCCCGGGCCATCGAAACGGCCCTCGGCCAGGCGCGGATCGCCGCCACGGACATCGACTACGTCAACGCGCACGGATCCGGCACCAAACAGAACGACCGGCACGAGACCGCCGCGGTCAAACGGGTCCTCGGCGACCACGCCTACAACACCCCGATGAGTTCCATCAAATCCATGGTGGGCCACTCGCTCGGCGCCATCGGCGCCATCGAACTCGCCGCCTGCGTCCTGGCGCTGCGGCACCAGGTGGTCCCCCCGACCGCCAACTACGAGACCCCCGACCCCGAATGCGACCTGGACTACGTACCGCGCACCGCCCGCGAGCACCCGCTGCGCCACGTGCTCTCCGTCGGCAGCGGATTCGGCGGGTTCCAGTCCGCCGTGGTCATGTCCCGGCCGAAGGAGGTGCGCGTGTGA